A section of the Desulfurispora thermophila DSM 16022 genome encodes:
- a CDS encoding beta-ketoacyl-ACP synthase III, with protein sequence MPELRGVKIAGLGMYAPARVLTNQQLQQMVDTSEEWIVTRTGIKERRLAEPEQATSDLALLAARQALQQAGVQPEELDLIIVATNTPDTLFPATACLVQDRLGAKKAGAFDLLAGCTGFIYALVSAAQFVQTGMCRYVLVVGAETLSRIINWQDRNTCVLFGDGAGAALLAPAEPGRGILASSLAADGSGGHLLSLPAGGSRQPASLATVEAGLHYVHMNGREVFKFAVKAMGDSALEALHRAGLGKEDLDFLIPHQANIRIIEAAAKRLGLCMDKVLVNVDRYGNTSTASVPIALYEAVAGGRIKAGDHVVLVGFGAGLTWAACAIRWD encoded by the coding sequence ATGCCTGAGTTGCGCGGAGTGAAAATAGCCGGGCTGGGTATGTATGCACCAGCGCGAGTTTTGACCAACCAGCAATTGCAGCAAATGGTAGATACCAGTGAGGAGTGGATTGTTACCCGCACCGGGATAAAAGAAAGACGGTTGGCCGAACCCGAACAGGCAACTTCGGATCTGGCCTTGTTGGCCGCCCGGCAGGCACTGCAGCAGGCCGGGGTGCAGCCGGAAGAGCTGGATTTGATTATTGTGGCCACCAATACGCCGGACACTCTTTTTCCGGCCACGGCCTGTCTGGTGCAGGACAGGCTGGGAGCAAAAAAGGCGGGGGCCTTTGACCTGCTGGCCGGTTGTACCGGTTTTATCTACGCACTGGTTAGTGCGGCGCAATTTGTTCAGACCGGCATGTGCCGCTATGTGCTGGTGGTGGGGGCGGAAACCCTGTCCAGAATTATCAACTGGCAGGATCGCAACACCTGTGTACTGTTTGGTGACGGGGCGGGTGCCGCTTTGCTGGCCCCGGCTGAGCCCGGGCGGGGCATTCTGGCCAGTTCACTGGCCGCCGACGGCAGCGGTGGCCACCTGCTCAGCCTGCCGGCGGGAGGTTCGCGCCAGCCGGCCAGCCTGGCTACCGTGGAGGCCGGGCTGCACTATGTGCACATGAACGGGCGGGAGGTTTTCAAGTTCGCCGTCAAGGCCATGGGGGACAGCGCCCTGGAGGCACTGCACCGGGCCGGGCTGGGTAAGGAAGACCTGGATTTTCTGATCCCGCACCAGGCCAATATCAGGATCATTGAGGCGGCAGCCAAAAGGCTGGGGCTCTGTATGGACAAAGTGCTGGTCAATGTGGATCGTTATGGAAATACGTCTACAGCTTCCGTGCCCATTGCCCTGTACGAGGCGGTGGCCGGCGGGAGAATTAAAGCCGGCGACCATGTGGTGCTGGTGGGTTTCGGGGCCGGTCTAACCTGGGCGGCCTGTGCCATACGCTGGGACTAA